CAAGCCTTGCGAAGAACTGGTGCGCAAGACGATGATGACCTCTGGGTTACGGGCACGTTGGGTGGCAGTGCAGCCGCTTTGGAGGAGATCGATAACACTGACATCGGCAATCTCTCAGCCCTAGACCAAGCTTATTGGCAGCCGCCGTGCCGCCTTGAGTTTGGCCAAGGTCTTGCTCGTGGTATTGCGACGAGTTGTCTCGATTTGTCCGATGGTCTGGCGGGAGACGTCCGACATATTTTACAATCATCGGGATTGGGTGCAGAGATTGATCGTGGGCGAATACCGATTAATCCGCTCGCCCTAGGACGCGTGGGAAGAGATGCCTCCTTCGAACTGGCGTTTCAAGGTGGCGATGACTACGAACTTTTGTTCACAGCTCCGGCCTCAAAACGGCAGGAGGTAGAGTCTTTGAGCCTGACGTCTAACACCCCGGTTACGCGAATAGGTCGGTTAAATCTAAATCGAGAAATTCTACTAATCGTAGATGATGGTAACGCCACTATCTGTACGAACTCTGGATACGGTCACTTTTAATTATGGCAACAGCACAACCCATCACAGCTAAGCAAGTCTTTACAGATCTCGATCATTTTGTCGCCTTCGGGATGGGCTCAGGTTTAATTCGTCCCGCTCCCGGTACTTGGGGTACGATTTCTGGCCTGTTGGTGTTTGTGCTGCTGGTGAATTACCTGTCACCAGTGGTGGCTGCAGCGATCATGATTGTCCTAACAGTTTATGGTACCTGGTGTGCCCATCGTAGCGCCATTAAGATGAGGGTCCACGACTACGGCGGTATTGTCATAGATGAATGGGTAGGAATTTGGATTACGCTGGCCGTTGTTGAGCCTACTGCTTTGAACTTAGTGGTAGGATTCGTTTTATTCCGAATCTTTGATATTGCCAAGCCGTGGCCGATTGGCTGGATCGACCGACATGTGTCCGGCGGAATCGGTATCATGATTGACGACATGGTCGCCGGTATTTTCAGCGCTGCGGTACTCTTTTTCGCAGTGGACCTGGGTTGGTTATGAGTGACTTCACGGGGTGGTTAACCTCGGCGCTCATGCTAGGTTATTTCGTTACCGTTATTCTTATTCTCTTCCGGTTAATTCTTAAGCGAAGAAAAGTGGGCGTAACGCTTGCATGGATCGGCGTTATTTTTGCGGTCCCTATTATCGGCGTGTTTGCGTATTTGGTATTTGGTGAGTTAGAACTAGGCCGCTTTCGTGCGAAGCGAGCCAGACGGCTAAATACAAAATATCGAGTTTGGCTGGATTCTATGGCGGCGCTTATCCCAGCCACTCAACAGGAGCTTAACGCTAAGCAGCAGGGTGTTGCCAAGCTTATCTTTAGCCGCGAAGGAATGCCTTTGCTCCCTGGTAATGCTACTAAACTCTTTACCGAAGCTGGACCGGTGTTCGAAGCTTTGATTGCTGATATTAATGACGCTGATCAGAGTGTTTGGATGGAGTTCTACATCCTTGAAGAACGCGGACGGGTAGAGCCGGTCCTTCAGTCCTTAGAACAGGCAGCTTCCCGCGGTGTACAGGTTTTTATAGCGTTAGATTCAGCTGGCTCCTCTAAATTTATAGGCAGCGAGCGTCAGCTACAGCTAGAGCGTAACGGTGTGAAGGTATTGGAGTTACTCCCCGTCTTACCTTGGCGCCTGTGGTTGGAACGCCAAGACCTCCGAGTGCACCGAAAAGCTGTAGTGGTTGACGGTAGAGTGGGTTGGACCGGCAGTATGAATCTGGTTGATCCAATATTATTTAATGAAGATGCGGGAGTTGGTGAGTGGGTTGACACCATGATTCGTATCGAAGGGCCTGCGGCGCTGTTTCTTAAGAGTGTCATTGTTAACGATTGGCAACTTGAAACCGGGCGAAACTTACTCCCACGATTGCGAGAGTCAGAGCTCCCAAACCCTTCCGGCGGTGTGTTATGTCAGGTCGCGCCAAGCGGGCCAGCAAGCCCCAATGATAGTATTGAAGAGGTGTTGTTAACGGCCATCTATTCAGCACAAAGTTGTGTCAGGATGACAACTCCTTACTTTGTGCCAGGTGAAGGCTTAGTGACTGCTCTCAAGGCAGCGGTTCACCGAGGGGTTGAGGTCACGCTCATTGTGCCCAAGCGTAATGATTCGCGGCTAGTTGGGCTTGCGAGCAGTTCCTATTACGAAGAGCTGTTGGCCGCTGGCGTCCGCATTGAAGTTTTCGATGGTGGCTTACTCCATGCCAAGCTGGTAGTGATTGACGACGATCTTGCACTTTACGGCTCGGTAAACTTGGATATGCGGAGCTTTTGGTTAAACTTTGAGTTAACCGTCGCGATCTACCACGATGATACCGTTCATCAGTTACATCAGATCATTGATCGCTACCAGAGAGATACGCGTGCGCTTAGTTTAAGTCGTTGGCGTAGGCGTAGTTTATCAACTAAATTACTTCAGCAGCTGGCTTACCTCACTTCGCCACTGCTTTAATTACCTATTTATTCTGAGCGATTCCTCTGTGAAAATCGCTTGCCTATCATTTTGGAGATATCCCCTTGAGCGTCCAATTCGTTGATTCCTCGAAACTACCCACTCAGTTTGGTGAGTTTTGCATTCATGGTTTTCAAGATCCTCAGACTTTGAAGGAGCATGTCGTCCTAACGTTTGGTGAACTGAACACCAAAGAGGCAGTTTTGGCTCGTGTACACTCTGAATGTTTGACGGGTGATGCGCTCTTCAGTGCACGCTGTGACTGCGGTCCGCAGCTGCAAGAGGCAATGCGTCGGATATCCGAGCATGGTAGTGGCATGATTATGTACTTGCGTCAGGAAGGTCGAGGTATTGGCCTAATGAATAAAATTCGCGCTTACCACCTACAGGATGATGGGGCTGACACGGTAGAGGCGAATGAAGCACTGGGCTTCGGAGCAGATCAGCGCGAATACTCGATGTGTGTAGATATGCTGGCGCACTTTGGCGTAACCAAGCTTAAACTAATGACGAATAATCCTCGAAAGCTGGATGCGATGGCAAAATATGGCATCCAAGTTGAAGGTCGTGAAGAAATCAAAGTGGGTCATAACGTCCACAATGAAGGCTACATCGCAACGAAAGGCGCCAAGCTTGGACACATGTTCAGTGATGATGCATAGCCCCCGTTTGGACACATGTTCAGTGATGATGCATAGTCCCCGTTTGGGCTAAAGTCTTCGAAGCCGATTGATGACCGTGGCTCACGCTAAGGTAACTCGTTGGCTTCGGTAACGGGGTTTTCGCGCTGGGCTTTAGTTTTTGGCGTTAGCACTTGGCTTCTAGTCGCCGGACTTGGTGCTTGGTTTTGGTGCTTGGTTTTGGTGCTTAGTTTTGGTGCTCGGCTTAGCGTTTCAGTCGGGCATCAATAGCGGCACGTATTCCCTGGCTATCTAAGCCCAGCTTCTGTAGCTGAACGGCTTGAGGTGCGTGGTCCTCATAGCGATCAGGAAGCCCCAGTTGTAACAGGTCAATGGGCATACCCTGTTGGTTCAGATGTTCGCTTACCGCGCTACCAGCCCCACCCGCTATGGCGTTAACCTCTACCGTCACTAACAATTCGTGAGTACCAATAAGCGCCTCAATGGCGGCTGCGTCTAAAGGCTTCACCCAACGCATGTCAATGAGGGTTGCGTTGAGCGAATTCGCAACGTCTAAACACTCAGCAAGCAAGGTGCCGAAACAGAGAATGGCAACATCACTTCCCTCTCTAACCGTTCTAGCTCTGCCCACCGGAACAATCTCGAGTTGCTCTCCTGGGCTAACGCCTGTGCCGGCACCTCGGGGGTAGCGAACTGCGGCAGGACCTTGGTACTGGTAGGCTGATTCAAGTAGAAGTCGCGTTTCAGCTTCGTCGCTTGGTACGGCAATTACCATATTAGGAATGCAGCGAAGATAACTGAGGTCGTAGGCGCCAGCATGGGTAGCACCGTCTTCACCAACTAAACCTGCGCGATCTATGGCGAAGGTAACATCGAGATCTTGGATTGCAACATCATGGATGAGTTGATCGTAGCCACGTTGTAAGAACGTTGAGTAGATGGCGACAACTGGCTTAAGTGACTCACACGCAAGCCCTGCTGCTAGCGTGACAGCATGCTGTTCAGCAATGGCTACATCGAAGAAGCGGTCGGGAAACTGATCAGCGAACTTCAGCATGCCTGAGCCTTCAGACATAGCTGGTGTAATGGCCACGAGTTTTTGGTCCTGCGCGGCACTATCACAAAGCCACTGGCCAAAAATATCTTGGAACTTCAATTTCTTGACTTTGGGCTCCGACAGAGTTCGCTTTGGCTCGATTTTCGTTAGTGCGTGATAGCCAATAGGATCGCGTTCTGCGGGACCAAAACCTTTGCCTTTTTTAGTGATGATGTGGAGCAGCTGAGGGCCTTCTAGATCACGCATATTTCGCATGGTGGAAATAAGACTAGGTAGATCATGGCCATCTAGCGGACCGACGTAATTAAATCCTAACTCTTCAAACAGGGTTCCCGGGCTTATCATACCTTTGACGTGCTCTTCGGTCTTTCGTGCTAGCTCCCAGGCCTGTGGAATCTTAGACAAAACTTTACGAGAGCCCTCGCGCAGCGCAATATACGTTTTTGAACTCCAGACCTTGGCGAAGTAATTGGCTAAGCCACCAACATTCTTAGATATAGACATATTGTTGTCATTCAGGACAACCATCATGTTTTCTTTAGTGTGAGCAGCGTGAGCTAAGGCCTCAAAAGCCATTCCTGCCGTCATGGCGCCATCACCAATCACTGCCACAGCTCGACGACATTCGCCTTTTAATCTAGCGGCCATTGCCATTCCCTGAGCTGCGCCAATAGATGTGGATGAGTGACCAACTCCGAAGGTGTCATACTCACTCTCAGAGCGTTTAGGGAACCCAGATAAACCACCCTCCTGACGCATGCTTAGCATAGCATCACGACGACCGGTGAGGATTTTATGAGGATAGGCTTGATGGCCAACATCCCATACCACTCGGTCATAAGGTGTATCGTAGAGAAAGTGTAAGGCGATAGTGAGTTCAACTACGCCAAGACCGGCACCAAAATGACCGCCAGTTTGCCCAACACTGTAGAGTAGGTAATGACGAAGCTCATCAGCCAAAATAATCAATTGACGCTCATCTAACGCCCGCAAATCACTCGTTGACTCAATGGAGTCGAGTAGCGGGGTAGAGGGCCTATTTTGAGGGATTTCTTCGTACATTAATAACAACTTCTATCGGGGGTATAAACCGCTATTGTAAGGCCATTTGCGTTGCTTTCCTAGCAATGAAATAGCCCCTGAGGTTGAACGTCGGCTTGCTGAGCACGAGTGGCCTAAAGGACGCGACTCACGATGTAGTCGGCGACGCCTCGAAGCGCTGCGGAGTCGCCCGTTAGTTCGTCGGCCGAGCTCATCGCCTCGGCATGCAGTTTAGTGAGCTCAGCGCGAGCACCTTCCAAGCCAAGTAAGCTGACATAGGTTGGCTTATCATTGCGGATATCGGATCCCTGCGGTTTGCCAAGGGTGTCGGTGTCTGAAGTGACGTCGAGAATATCGTCTTGAATCTGGAAGGCAAGGCCAATGGCATCGGCATAGCGCTGCAACGCGGCCAATTCTGCTGGCTCAACCTGAGCGACGATTGCGGGTAACAGGCAACTCGCAACAATCATTGCGCCTGTCTTGGCTCGGTGCATCGCTCTAAGTTGTTCATAGCTTAGTGCGGAGCCCGCCGATGCAACGTCCACAGCTTGACCCAGTACCATACCATTGGGACCCGCTGCCTCACACAGTGTTTCGAGGGTGGCGCCAATGGTTGCGGCAGGAGTCAGGCTCAGTTGCTGGAAGCCCAAACTCTGAAGTCCATCGCCTACTAAGATAGCTGTCGCTTCGTCATACTTCTTGTGACAGGTAGGCAGGCCTCGACGAAGGTCGTCATCGTCCATGGCAGGTAAGTCATCGTGAACGAGTGAGTATGAATGAATCAATTCAATTGCTGCGGCAAGAGGATCGGCTGAGTCGAAGCTCAGTCCCACCGCTTGCGCCGTTGCGTAGACGAGCGCTGGACGAACACGTTTACCACCATTAAACACGCTGTAGCGGATAGCTTCGTCAAGTAGGGTAGCGTCCGCAAGCTGACGGTCAAGATAGGACTCAATACGCGCTTGGCTATCTTGAGCGAAAGACTTAAAGGTCACGATAACTATTGCTCCGAGTTGAAAGGAGCCGTTTCGTCAACGGCATTCTGCGCGATAAGCTGTGACACTTTTTGCTCGGCCGCACTCAGCGATTGTTGGCATTCACGCGTAAGGACGATACCGCGTTCGAACTTAGTCATCGCCTCTTCAAGCGAAAGCTCGCCGGCTTCGAGTTCATTGACTAAGGTTTCTAGCTCAGTGAGTTTTTGTTCGAAGGCATCATTCTTCTGGGTCATGTTAAGTGCTCATTCTGTTTTCTCTATTGTCGTATTTTTTGTGAAATAGCGCAATCGAAGAGCGGGACCATTATGCTGCAAATACTGGTACACTCGATGCTTTGATGGGCGATGACAACGAGGAGAAATTCATGGCCGTAATAGCGATGTGGAAGTGCGACAGGGACGGGAAGATGTTTGAAGATAAAAAAGAAGCTGAGAAGCATGACAAAATGTTGGAGCTTGCCGCTGGCTTTACTGATCTCTTTGAAGCGCAAGCAAAAAGTTTGAATGACAAGGACGCTGAAAAGATTGGCCTACTATTAGCTCAGCATGCGGAAATCGTCATTGCAGCATGTAAAGGAAAGCCTGAGCAGCTGACGGAAATAAAATAAACTGTACAAAAAGTGTACAGATCTGTAAAAACCCTTAGTAAAGGGTTTTTGCGCCCCAACTTTTAAGTCTATCCACACTCTTATACACAAGTTTCATAGAATAACTTTTGCTGTATTGGTTACATTTCGGTTATGTATTTTTGTACAGTGTCTAATGTGGCTGATTTTGAATCAAATGGCGTCAAGCCCTTGTGTTTAAAGGCTTTCAGCGGGCTGTGTCTAAACTATTAACAGCCTTTTCCCCAGAAACTGTGTGTAATTAAGTTATTGATAAATATAGCTTTTTTCGCTAGATCTGCCGCATTGTGCGGATTAAATCCTTTTTGAACGGGCGGTACGGATCAGGGATTGAAATGAGGCATCATTTTTTTCAAAAAAAGCTTGATTTCTTCGCAGGCTAGAAAAAACAAAGGCTTGAACTATATAGCTGTACAGTTTTTCGAAAAAAAACTTATCCACAATAGGAGTCAGGTCTTATATATCGAGTGGTGAGGCGTGAATTACGGATGTTTTTCACAGTTATCCCATTTTAAGATACGATCAATTGATAGAGGCGTTCGGAGATGCAGATGAATACACTAGTCGTGTCAGGTGCAAGCAGACGGTTTGGGTTGCTGGTAGCGGAACACTATTTAAAGCTTGGCTGGCAAGTCATTGCATTATCTAGGCAATCTAGCCCCGAGCTGGATACATTGGTGGGGAAAGGCGTTTGTTGGCTAGCATGTGACTATGAAGATAAGGCATCGGTGTTGACAGCACTCAAACAGATTGAGGAGCAAGTCAGCTCGGTGCAGCTACTCGTCCACAATGCGTCCTACTTCGCTGTAGACTCTGAAGAACTCGACGCTTGGGATCAGCTCGAGCGATTTAATCGTGTCCACGTCCAAGCGCCAGCACTGATAAATTATAGGCTTCAACCACTATTAACCAACCTAGACCAACCCGGTTTGATTGTTCACCTCAGTGATATCTTCGCGGATCGCCCTCGAGCGGTTCATGCACGTTACTGTGCGAGCAAAGCAGCATTGGAGAATTTAACTAAGTCATTGGCATTAAAATGGGCGCCAGGTGTGCGGGTAAATAGTATTCAGCCCGGACCGGTTAAGTTTTTGCCGTCGCATTCCGATGCGGACAGAGCGAGAGTGCTCGGAGAAACTCCTCTTGGCTATGAGGCGGGCTTTGAACCACTCTTGAAGGCGCTAGAATACTTGGTTGATAACCAGTTCGTTACTGGGTCCAGTTTGAAGGTTGATGGTGGTAGATCCATCGCCTAAATACAATTGCTCACACTGGATTGCGGCATGGCGATTAGAGGTGAAGACCGCTTTGACATAGCTTTCATCACTCGACAAAAAGCTGTCGGGTTGAGGGGAGTCTAGGACTTGAAATATATCGATGTCACAGCAGCGATTCTTTACGCTGCAAAGAGGGTCGTCACGATCTCTGCCTAATTCAACTTCGATGTCATTCAGAATAGCCTTCACTGCAGTGGGGCTCAGCGAGCTCTCAAAGATGGCCGCGGTATTTATGAATTCATTCACTTCGATCATTTCTACCGCATCAGTGCTGACTCGGGGAAAGAGTGTCAATTCGCCAAAAAGCTGAGTTAACTTTACGACGGCACAACCGATATTTTTATCGGGCTGGATGTTACCGCCGATGCTCACATGATAGTACATAGCGTTAGTCCGTTAGGTAGTCCATCCAAGTTTTATGTCGTGAGCGATTTTTTCAGCAATCATGATAGTGGGTGCATTAGTATTGCCACTCACAAGTGTCGGCATGATCGACGCATCAACCACACGCATTCCTGATACGCCGTAAACGCGACATTGGTTGTCAACAACAGCCAGTGGATCATTATTGGGTCCCATCCTACAAGTCCCTACGGGGTGATATTGTGTATCTGCGCGAGCACGAATATCGGACATCAATGCGGTATCGTCGTGGTAATTAACGGGGTAAAGCAGAGCGCCTCGTCCTTCAGAGAGTGCTTCTGAGGCCAGAATTTCATGCATCTTTCTGGCTCCATCTAATATTGTCTGCTGATCACGCGGATCAGCTAAAAACTGCGGGTCAATCAACGGTGCATCGCTTGGGTCTGAGCTTGCAAGGCTTACCGTGCCTCTGCTGTGAGGTCTTAGTACAGTGGCGTGGCAGCTGAAGCCATGTCCTAGATGAAGTTTTCGTGCGTGATCATCTACCATGCCGACCACGAAAATGAGCTGGATATCAGGGCGTTCACCATCATCTTTGGTGGTAAAAAATGCTCCAGATTCCGCGATTGAACTGGTAATTCTACCCTCGCGTTTGCGAATCCATTTGAAAGTGTCTCCTAACAGCTGAAACGATCCCTTTAGCGATATGCCAAAGCTTGAGTGAGTTTCCGTGCTACGATAATCCACCACATAGTCAATATGATCTTGAAGGTTCTTACCCACACCGGCTAGCTCAACTTGCGGACTAATACCATGGTGAGCTAACTCCTCGGCAGCACCAATCCCAGATAAATTTAGCAGTTGCGGCGAGCCAAATGCGCCTGCAGAAAGTAGCACCTCGCGCTTAGCTTTGATAACACGCTCCTTCCCTTGACTGCTGACCACCACCCCAGTGGCTTTGCCGTCAACTAGGGTGACTCGGTGAGTTAAGGTGTTGGTCATAATCGTGAGGTTATTACGCTGTACGGCAGGAGTTAAATACGCTTTGGCAGAACTGCAGCGCTCGCCATTCCATATAGTTCTTTGAAGAATGTGTGCTCCGGCCTGCTCGTGACCATTGTAGTCATCATTTCGTGGGACACCATTTGCTTCACAGGCGCTAATAAAACGATTGTTCAGCTCACTCGCGTGAGTTGGATTACTGACACCTAAAGGCCCCTCAGTACCGTGTAGTTCATCGTCAAAGGTGTCATTGCACTCAGACTTTATGAAGAACGGGAGGACACTGTCATAATCCCAGCCAACGTTACCTAACGCAGCCCACTGGTCATAATCCTCGGCCTGACCGCGAACATATAACATGGCGTTAATTGATGAAGACCCGCCTAACACCTTCCCGCGAGGTTGGTAGCCGCGGCGGGCATTTAGCTGAGGTTGCGGCGTAGTATTGTATTTCCAGTTCGCTTGTCCTAAGACAGCAAGGCCGGCTACACCTGTGGGGGCATGAATGAGTGGGTTGCTATCCTTCTTACCGGCCTCAACCAGCAAAACACTCACGTTGGGGTCTTCACTAAGGCGTGAAGCCAATACGCAGCCCGCTGACCCCGCACCGACAATGATGTAATCGAACGCTGATGAAGACATATAGATCCCCTTTCTGTCAGGCGCCCCGATGAATTGAAGGTTTCACGGCTCGGTTAACGGAGTTTGGTGGCTCTCAGAATAACAAACTTCGCATTACTTGCGATGGTTTCACAGTTACCAAAGAGTTTCTTTAATTTGCCGTGATAGTTAAGGTGCCTGTTACCAACAATAACCAGTTGACCGTGAACTTTCAAACAGCGAAGTGAAGCAGTGAACATGTTCCATGCTAGAAAATCACCGATTACTTGCCCCTGATGAAAAGGAGGGTTGTTGATCACCAGGTCGAAATGATTTGCTGGCGTACTACCAAAGGTGTCTACCCAGTTGAACTGCGCTACACGTGATGAGCCAACTAAATGATCCCAGTTGTACCGTGCGCTATCGATGGCCATAGACGACTCGTCAAAGAAGTGAATGTCGCTCTCTGGAGCACGCAGCGCGCACTCAACGCCAATAATTCCGTTACCACAGCCTAAGTCTGCGATCTGGCCCCGTTCAGGGAGGTGCGGGAGATGTTGCAGTAAAAATCGAGTCCCGATATCAATACTTTTACTGGAGAAAACATTGGCGTGGGATTGATATTCACGCTCCTGATAACTGAACGCACTCTGGGGTAGCGATGAAGCGCTTAGCGAACTATCCAGATGGCTGAAAAGTAATCGAGCTTTCTTTTTTGCTAGTGACGTCGTGGTAGGACCAATGATTTGCTCGAATAATTCGAGCGCACGTTTTGGCAAGTGCTTCACCATTGCAGCGCCGACGATGACTTGACCATCCGCAAGTTGAGCTCGGAGTTTACGCAGCTGATACGCCAATAGCTCCATGGACTTGGGTATCTTTATAATGATGGGGCCTTCGGTTTTAGGCAGTGGTGTGAGCGCATCGAGGAGCTGTGGACAATTCACATCATTTTTGCGGGCGTTGAGTTCTGTAGCCATAGCGCTCAATTTCGAATCTGAGATGCTAATCAGACCGCCGCTTCCTAGCGCGATTGCGCCGAAGCTATCATTTAGTATCAACGCCGGAGGCTGTTCAGGCGAGTGTTCTTCCAACCAAGATAGCACGAGCTCATCCGCCGCATCCCACGCTCTGAGAGAGGCGTCATGATTAGTGGGGAACCGGGCTAACTGGAAGTCTTTGATTGGGGATTTGATGAACATGCTAACTCTCGCTCTCAGGTTTAGCTGGCTATTGTACCTTCTTGGGCCGGCGAGTCATCAATGTTGCTCAAATCCGCGAATAAACTCCACCAGTTCCTCTTTATACAGCGGCTCTGAATAGAAGAAACCCTGCCCGCAGTGAACCGCTTCGCGAATGAGTAGGTCTAGCTCAGCCTGAGTCTCTACTCCCTCTGCAATAACACTAACGTCCATCTGGATGGCAATAGCCATGATAGCTCTGATGATAGCAAGGTCTGTTGGATCATTAGCGGCGTGTTGAACAAAGCTTTTATCGATTTTTAGGGCGCTAATAGGGAAACGTTTGAGGTAACTCAAGCTGGAATAGCCGGTGCCGAAGTCGTCGATGGCAATGCGAATCCCTGCTTGCCTTAGCTCTCGAATCTGCCGGGTCGTGGCTGGCGCATGATCAAGTAATACGGATTCAGTGATTTCAATTTGAATGTGCTCTGGGCTCACATTGAATTGCAAGCGCGCGTGATTTAAATAATCGGAGAAGCTATCAGCACGAAACTGCTGTGGTGAAGCGTTAATGGATAGGTAAGCAGGCGATTTCAGCAACGCAGACCAGTCTGCAAAGTCCTTCATCGCTTGGTTCATGACCCAGCTACCCAATTCGTCAATCATGCCCATATCTTCAGCAATGGGGATGAACTCTTCGGGAGAAATGATACCGAATTCTGAACACTCCCAGCGGCAGAGCGCTTCAACGCCAATAATTGAAGACGAAGTAAAGTCAATCAGCGGCTGATAGGCAATACGTAGGGCGTTGTTGGAAATGTCGCGACGCAGAGCTGTC
This DNA window, taken from Umboniibacter marinipuniceus, encodes the following:
- the thiL gene encoding thiamine-phosphate kinase, which translates into the protein MKEFSFIKEFMKPLSVSDEHVVLGIGDDAAVIRLGENEELVVSTDTQVESRHFPVGADYALVVARAIGCAVSDLAAMGAQPLGFTLSLSCPNLNVELARRIAEGVAMGIERYQTPIIGGDTVQGPFTISVTVMGRVEAGQALRRTGAQDDDDLWVTGTLGGSAAALEEIDNTDIGNLSALDQAYWQPPCRLEFGQGLARGIATSCLDLSDGLAGDVRHILQSSGLGAEIDRGRIPINPLALGRVGRDASFELAFQGGDDYELLFTAPASKRQEVESLSLTSNTPVTRIGRLNLNREILLIVDDGNATICTNSGYGHF
- a CDS encoding phosphatidylglycerophosphatase A family protein translates to MATAQPITAKQVFTDLDHFVAFGMGSGLIRPAPGTWGTISGLLVFVLLVNYLSPVVAAAIMIVLTVYGTWCAHRSAIKMRVHDYGGIVIDEWVGIWITLAVVEPTALNLVVGFVLFRIFDIAKPWPIGWIDRHVSGGIGIMIDDMVAGIFSAAVLFFAVDLGWL
- the cls gene encoding cardiolipin synthase yields the protein MSDFTGWLTSALMLGYFVTVILILFRLILKRRKVGVTLAWIGVIFAVPIIGVFAYLVFGELELGRFRAKRARRLNTKYRVWLDSMAALIPATQQELNAKQQGVAKLIFSREGMPLLPGNATKLFTEAGPVFEALIADINDADQSVWMEFYILEERGRVEPVLQSLEQAASRGVQVFIALDSAGSSKFIGSERQLQLERNGVKVLELLPVLPWRLWLERQDLRVHRKAVVVDGRVGWTGSMNLVDPILFNEDAGVGEWVDTMIRIEGPAALFLKSVIVNDWQLETGRNLLPRLRESELPNPSGGVLCQVAPSGPASPNDSIEEVLLTAIYSAQSCVRMTTPYFVPGEGLVTALKAAVHRGVEVTLIVPKRNDSRLVGLASSSYYEELLAAGVRIEVFDGGLLHAKLVVIDDDLALYGSVNLDMRSFWLNFELTVAIYHDDTVHQLHQIIDRYQRDTRALSLSRWRRRSLSTKLLQQLAYLTSPLL
- the ribA gene encoding GTP cyclohydrolase II, whose translation is MSVQFVDSSKLPTQFGEFCIHGFQDPQTLKEHVVLTFGELNTKEAVLARVHSECLTGDALFSARCDCGPQLQEAMRRISEHGSGMIMYLRQEGRGIGLMNKIRAYHLQDDGADTVEANEALGFGADQREYSMCVDMLAHFGVTKLKLMTNNPRKLDAMAKYGIQVEGREEIKVGHNVHNEGYIATKGAKLGHMFSDDA
- the dxs gene encoding 1-deoxy-D-xylulose-5-phosphate synthase, with the translated sequence MYEEIPQNRPSTPLLDSIESTSDLRALDERQLIILADELRHYLLYSVGQTGGHFGAGLGVVELTIALHFLYDTPYDRVVWDVGHQAYPHKILTGRRDAMLSMRQEGGLSGFPKRSESEYDTFGVGHSSTSIGAAQGMAMAARLKGECRRAVAVIGDGAMTAGMAFEALAHAAHTKENMMVVLNDNNMSISKNVGGLANYFAKVWSSKTYIALREGSRKVLSKIPQAWELARKTEEHVKGMISPGTLFEELGFNYVGPLDGHDLPSLISTMRNMRDLEGPQLLHIITKKGKGFGPAERDPIGYHALTKIEPKRTLSEPKVKKLKFQDIFGQWLCDSAAQDQKLVAITPAMSEGSGMLKFADQFPDRFFDVAIAEQHAVTLAAGLACESLKPVVAIYSTFLQRGYDQLIHDVAIQDLDVTFAIDRAGLVGEDGATHAGAYDLSYLRCIPNMVIAVPSDEAETRLLLESAYQYQGPAAVRYPRGAGTGVSPGEQLEIVPVGRARTVREGSDVAILCFGTLLAECLDVANSLNATLIDMRWVKPLDAAAIEALIGTHELLVTVEVNAIAGGAGSAVSEHLNQQGMPIDLLQLGLPDRYEDHAPQAVQLQKLGLDSQGIRAAIDARLKR
- a CDS encoding polyprenyl synthetase family protein, yielding MTFKSFAQDSQARIESYLDRQLADATLLDEAIRYSVFNGGKRVRPALVYATAQAVGLSFDSADPLAAAIELIHSYSLVHDDLPAMDDDDLRRGLPTCHKKYDEATAILVGDGLQSLGFQQLSLTPAATIGATLETLCEAAGPNGMVLGQAVDVASAGSALSYEQLRAMHRAKTGAMIVASCLLPAIVAQVEPAELAALQRYADAIGLAFQIQDDILDVTSDTDTLGKPQGSDIRNDKPTYVSLLGLEGARAELTKLHAEAMSSADELTGDSAALRGVADYIVSRVL
- a CDS encoding exodeoxyribonuclease VII small subunit, whose protein sequence is MTQKNDAFEQKLTELETLVNELEAGELSLEEAMTKFERGIVLTRECQQSLSAAEQKVSQLIAQNAVDETAPFNSEQ
- a CDS encoding YebG family protein translates to MAVIAMWKCDRDGKMFEDKKEAEKHDKMLELAAGFTDLFEAQAKSLNDKDAEKIGLLLAQHAEIVIAACKGKPEQLTEIK
- a CDS encoding SDR family oxidoreductase, producing MNTLVVSGASRRFGLLVAEHYLKLGWQVIALSRQSSPELDTLVGKGVCWLACDYEDKASVLTALKQIEEQVSSVQLLVHNASYFAVDSEELDAWDQLERFNRVHVQAPALINYRLQPLLTNLDQPGLIVHLSDIFADRPRAVHARYCASKAALENLTKSLALKWAPGVRVNSIQPGPVKFLPSHSDADRARVLGETPLGYEAGFEPLLKALEYLVDNQFVTGSSLKVDGGRSIA
- a CDS encoding 2-amino-4-hydroxy-6-hydroxymethyldihydropteridine diphosphokinase, producing MYYHVSIGGNIQPDKNIGCAVVKLTQLFGELTLFPRVSTDAVEMIEVNEFINTAAIFESSLSPTAVKAILNDIEVELGRDRDDPLCSVKNRCCDIDIFQVLDSPQPDSFLSSDESYVKAVFTSNRHAAIQCEQLYLGDGSTTINLQTGPSNELVINQVF
- a CDS encoding GMC family oxidoreductase — its product is MSSSAFDYIIVGAGSAGCVLASRLSEDPNVSVLLVEAGKKDSNPLIHAPTGVAGLAVLGQANWKYNTTPQPQLNARRGYQPRGKVLGGSSSINAMLYVRGQAEDYDQWAALGNVGWDYDSVLPFFIKSECNDTFDDELHGTEGPLGVSNPTHASELNNRFISACEANGVPRNDDYNGHEQAGAHILQRTIWNGERCSSAKAYLTPAVQRNNLTIMTNTLTHRVTLVDGKATGVVVSSQGKERVIKAKREVLLSAGAFGSPQLLNLSGIGAAEELAHHGISPQVELAGVGKNLQDHIDYVVDYRSTETHSSFGISLKGSFQLLGDTFKWIRKREGRITSSIAESGAFFTTKDDGERPDIQLIFVVGMVDDHARKLHLGHGFSCHATVLRPHSRGTVSLASSDPSDAPLIDPQFLADPRDQQTILDGARKMHEILASEALSEGRGALLYPVNYHDDTALMSDIRARADTQYHPVGTCRMGPNNDPLAVVDNQCRVYGVSGMRVVDASIMPTLVSGNTNAPTIMIAEKIAHDIKLGWTT